The following coding sequences lie in one Salvelinus fontinalis isolate EN_2023a chromosome 21, ASM2944872v1, whole genome shotgun sequence genomic window:
- the LOC129818568 gene encoding solute carrier family 35 member E4-like isoform X2 translates to MISTDGLSKCEATWCETGKRPQAEMLHLLSAVIVWLVTGTTISSLNKWIFAVYNFRYPLLLSALHMLTAIVVDYGLIKLRILQQNGGVDNQKDLTTSAKCKVFLLSLTFCASIAFGNMGLNYVQLSFAQMIYTTTPIFTLAISTLILGKQHHILKYTAMMPICLGASFSIMGEVQYDQTGCFFVFAATMLRGVKTIQQGILLQEEKINSVFLLYLMSIPSFCILAVAALALENWAVLESPMHYDHNLWLFILLSCLGSVMYNLASCCIITLTSAVTLHILGNLSVVGNLLLSQLLFGNEMSALSCAGVALTLSGMLIYQNSEFISNYLDARRAKARELSRVREEDIAGPFQPPPQEQQERVNTGGKREDKMD, encoded by the exons ATGATTAGCACCGATGGCCTCTCTAAATGCGAGGCGACCTGGTGCGAGACTGGGAAAAGGCCACAGGCGGAGATGTTGCACCTTCTGTCCGCTGTCATTGTCTGGCTTGTGACGGGGACAACCATCTCCAGTCTTAACAAATGGATTTTTGCAGTGTACAACTTCAGGTACCCCTTACTGCTGTCGGCCCTGCACATGTTGACAGCGATAGTGGTGGACTATGGGCTTATTAAACTGCGAATTCTCCAGCAAAACGGTGGGGTTGACAACCAGAAGGACCTTACCACCAGCGCCAAATGCAAGGTGTTTCTATTGAGCTTGACATTTTGTGCCAGCATCGCATTTGGCAACATGGGTCTAAACTATGTCCAGCTGTCATTTGCCCAAATGATCTACACCACCACGCCAATCTTCACCCTGGCCATCTCCACTCTGATCCTGGGCAAGCAACACCACATCCTCAAATACACAGCCATGATGCCCATCTGTCTGGGAGCCTCGTTCAGCATCATGGGCGAGGTCCAGTATGACCAGACAGGCTGCTTCTTTGTATTCGCTGCAACAATGTTGAGAGGTGTCAAAACCATCCAGCAAG gtATCTTGCTCCAGGAGGAGAAAATCAACTCTGTGTTCCTGCTGTACCTGATGTCTATCCCCAGTTTCTGCATCCTGGCCGTAGCTGCTCTGGCCCTGGAGAACTGGGCCGTGCTAGAGTCTCCAATGCACTACGACCACAACCTGTGGCTCTTCATTCTGCTCAGCTGCCTGGGCTCTGTCATGTACAACCTGGCCAGCTGCTGCATCATCACCCTCACCTCCGCCGTCACCCTGCACATCTTGGGGAACCTGAGCGTGGTGGGCAACCTGCTGCTCTCCCAGCTGCTGTTCGGCAACGAGATGTCAGCGCTCAGCTGTGCCGGTGTGGCTCTTACTCTCTCTGGCATGCTCATCTACCAGAACTCTGAGTTCATCTCCAACTACCTGGATGCACGGCGAGCTAAAGCCAGGGAGCTCAGCCGAGTGAGGGAGGAGGATATTGCTGGCCCATTCCAACCGCCCCCCCAAGAACAACAGGAGAGGGTAAACACTGGCGGCAAGCGAGAGGACAAgatggactga
- the LOC129818568 gene encoding solute carrier family 35 member E4-like isoform X1, which produces MCLPYRNEDETNMISTDGLSKCEATWCETGKRPQAEMLHLLSAVIVWLVTGTTISSLNKWIFAVYNFRYPLLLSALHMLTAIVVDYGLIKLRILQQNGGVDNQKDLTTSAKCKVFLLSLTFCASIAFGNMGLNYVQLSFAQMIYTTTPIFTLAISTLILGKQHHILKYTAMMPICLGASFSIMGEVQYDQTGCFFVFAATMLRGVKTIQQGILLQEEKINSVFLLYLMSIPSFCILAVAALALENWAVLESPMHYDHNLWLFILLSCLGSVMYNLASCCIITLTSAVTLHILGNLSVVGNLLLSQLLFGNEMSALSCAGVALTLSGMLIYQNSEFISNYLDARRAKARELSRVREEDIAGPFQPPPQEQQERVNTGGKREDKMD; this is translated from the exons ATGTGTTTGCCTTACAGAAACGAGGATGAAACCAACATGATTAGCACCGATGGCCTCTCTAAATGCGAGGCGACCTGGTGCGAGACTGGGAAAAGGCCACAGGCGGAGATGTTGCACCTTCTGTCCGCTGTCATTGTCTGGCTTGTGACGGGGACAACCATCTCCAGTCTTAACAAATGGATTTTTGCAGTGTACAACTTCAGGTACCCCTTACTGCTGTCGGCCCTGCACATGTTGACAGCGATAGTGGTGGACTATGGGCTTATTAAACTGCGAATTCTCCAGCAAAACGGTGGGGTTGACAACCAGAAGGACCTTACCACCAGCGCCAAATGCAAGGTGTTTCTATTGAGCTTGACATTTTGTGCCAGCATCGCATTTGGCAACATGGGTCTAAACTATGTCCAGCTGTCATTTGCCCAAATGATCTACACCACCACGCCAATCTTCACCCTGGCCATCTCCACTCTGATCCTGGGCAAGCAACACCACATCCTCAAATACACAGCCATGATGCCCATCTGTCTGGGAGCCTCGTTCAGCATCATGGGCGAGGTCCAGTATGACCAGACAGGCTGCTTCTTTGTATTCGCTGCAACAATGTTGAGAGGTGTCAAAACCATCCAGCAAG gtATCTTGCTCCAGGAGGAGAAAATCAACTCTGTGTTCCTGCTGTACCTGATGTCTATCCCCAGTTTCTGCATCCTGGCCGTAGCTGCTCTGGCCCTGGAGAACTGGGCCGTGCTAGAGTCTCCAATGCACTACGACCACAACCTGTGGCTCTTCATTCTGCTCAGCTGCCTGGGCTCTGTCATGTACAACCTGGCCAGCTGCTGCATCATCACCCTCACCTCCGCCGTCACCCTGCACATCTTGGGGAACCTGAGCGTGGTGGGCAACCTGCTGCTCTCCCAGCTGCTGTTCGGCAACGAGATGTCAGCGCTCAGCTGTGCCGGTGTGGCTCTTACTCTCTCTGGCATGCTCATCTACCAGAACTCTGAGTTCATCTCCAACTACCTGGATGCACGGCGAGCTAAAGCCAGGGAGCTCAGCCGAGTGAGGGAGGAGGATATTGCTGGCCCATTCCAACCGCCCCCCCAAGAACAACAGGAGAGGGTAAACACTGGCGGCAAGCGAGAGGACAAgatggactga